One Paramisgurnus dabryanus chromosome 8, PD_genome_1.1, whole genome shotgun sequence DNA window includes the following coding sequences:
- the hsph1 gene encoding heat shock protein 105 kDa isoform X2, with translation MHPIITNPGSTIFHFKRLHGRLFQDQVVQTEKGCLPYDLVPLNDGKVGVKVTYLDEEHHFSIEQITAMLLTKMKEITEATLQKKVVECVISIPSFFTDSERRSVLDAAKIAGLNCLKLINDNTAVALNYGIYKEDLPGTDEKPRIVAFVDMGHSALQVSICAFSKGTVKVLSTAFDPYLGGKDFDQRLVEYFCAEFKSKYKLDVKSRVRALLRLTQECEKLKKLMSSNATDIPLNIECFMDDKDVSGKMNRAKFEELCGDLIERVRVPLVAALEQAHVQLQDISAVEIVGGATRIPAVKAQICKFFKRDVSTTLNADEAVAKGCALQCAMMSPAFRVRDFTITDAVPFPISLSWTSEADEGKSCHEIFGRNQPSPSAKIITFYRNKPFVLEAFYSDPASLPFPEAKIGEYKVQNIQPQENGEKAKVKVKVQVDCSGIVSVTSAMAVLRVSADDETAKINGEVYNDDGFDVDAQDKTQETSSDQLSIDKENLQTAQCPLMKPELNHTDALSMNGEVNNQPPDAKKARMKVKHVGLPIEKMTTQQLPKERLSTYIVQERKMIQQDCQEKERNNAKNAVEENVYYYRHKLEGPFQTFLNAEDRRTFFELLNGTEDWLYEEGADQDKQTYLNKLEEIQKLGLPVQDRYQESIKRPQMFKELSARIQNYTTIMEEFKNGNDNYSHIDGMDIDKVKVCVEDTQLWMTNMQNSQDKLAPDQDPTIHSTQIQRKLEALNNICEEIVSKPKPRVDYPVDDDIQPEPQHNKKSPEDVTMEYTDFVQNDGEQKHIE, from the exons ATGCACCCC ATAATAACCAATCCTGGAAGCACCATCTTTCATTTTAAGAGGCTCCATGGAAGGTTGTTTCAAGATCAAGTTGTGCAAACTGAGAAGGGGTGTTTACCTTATGACCTGGTACCACTAAATGATGGGAAAGTTGGAGTTAAG GTCACGTACCTCGATGAGGAGCACCACTTCAGCATTGAGCAGATCACGGCTATGTTGTTAACCAAAATGAAGGAGATTACAGAGGCTACCCTACAGAAGAAAGTGGTGGAGTGTGTCATCTCT ATCCCCTCATTCTTCACTGATTCAGAAAGAAGGTCCGTACTGGATGCCGCCAAGATTGCCGGTTTGAACTGCCTGAAGCTTATAAACGATAACACCGCAG TGGCTTTAAACTATGGCATATACAAAGAGGATCTACCAGGCACTGATGAAAAGCCGAGGATTGTTGCGTTCGTAGACATGGGCCACTCGGCTTTGCAGGTTTCGATTTGTGCATTCAGCAAAGGAACGGTGAAG GTACTGTCGACTGCCTTTGATCCCTATTTGGGGGGGAAGGACTTTGATCAGAGGCTGGTGGAATACTTCTGTGCCGAGTTTAAGTCCAAGTACAAGCTGGATGTGAAGTCCAGGGTCCGAGCTCTGTTGCGGCTGACGCAGGAGTGCGAGAAGCTCAAGAAATTGATGAGCAGTAACGCCACAGACATTCCTCTAAACATTGAGTGTTTCATGGATGACAAAGATGTCTCTGGAAAAATGAACAG GGCTAAATTTGAAGAGCTGTGTGGTGATCTGATCGAGAGAGTTAGGGTTCCTTTGGTGGCAGCTCTAGAGCAGGCACATGTGCAGCTTCAGGACATTAGTGCTGTGGAGATTGTAGGTGGAGCGACACGCATTCCAGCAGTGAAGGCCCAGATCTGTAAGTTCTTCAAGAGGGATGTGAGCACCACTTTAAATGCAGATGAGGCAGTGGCCAAAGGTTGCGCATTACAG tgtgccATGATGTCCCCTGCATTCAGAGTACGAGACTTTACTATCACAGATGCTGTCCCATTCCCCATCTCTCTTTCCTGGACCAGTGAAGCAGATGAAGGCAAATC CTGTCATGAGATATTTGGCAGGAACCAACCTAGTCCTTCAGCCAAAATCATCACGTTTTACAGGAACAAGCCTTTTGTTTTAGAAGCTTTTTATTCAGATCCAGCTTCACTGCCGTTTCCCGAGGCGAAAATTG GAGAATATAAAGTGCAGAACATTCAACCTCAGGAGAATGGAGAAAAGGCAAAGGTGAAGGTCAAAGTTCAAGTAGATTGCAGTGGAATAGTCAGTGTAACCTCAGCCATGGCGGTCCTGCGGGTCAGCGCTGATGATGAAACTGCCAAAATAAATGGGGAGGTGTACAATGATGATGGGTTTGACGTGGATGCACAG GACAAGACACAGGAGACAAGCTCTGATCAGCTCTCGATAGACAAAGAAAACCTGCAAACAGCACAGTGTCCCCTCATGAAACCAGAGCTGAATCATACAGATGCATTGAGT ATGAACGGAGAGGTAAACAATCAACCCCCTGATGCGAAAAAAGCAAGGATGAAGGTCAAACATGTTGGGCTCCCCATTGAGAAGATGACTACTCAGCAGTTACCAAAGGAGAGGCTAAGCACATATATTGTTCAGGAG AGAAAAATGATACAGCAGGATTGCCAGGAGAAAGAGCGCAACAATGCCAAAAATGCAGTTGAGGAAAATGTTTATTACTACAGACACAAGCTGGAGGGCCCCTTTCAGACGTTTCTAAATGCTGAA GACCGTCGGACGTTCTTTGAACTTTTAAATGGAACAGAGGACTGGCTGTATGAAGAAGGAGCAGACCAAGATAAGCAGACCTACCTTAACAAACTGGAGGAGATTCAA AAACTGGGTTTGCCTGTACAAGACAGATACCAGGAGTCCATAAAGAGACCCCAAATGTTTAAAGAGCTGTCAGCCAGAATACAGAACTACACGACTATTATGGAGGAGTTTAAGAATGGA AATGACAATTACAGTCATATCGACGGCATGGATATTGACAAAGTCAAAGTGTGTGTTGAAGATACACAGTTATGGATGACAAACATGCAGAACTCTCAGGATAAACTTGCACCTGATCAGGACCCAACCATACACAGCACTCAGATCCAGAGGAAATTAGAG GCACTTAACAACATTTGTGAGGAGATTGTATCCAAACCCAAGCCCAGAGTCGACTATCCTGTGGATGATGACATTCAACCAGAGCCTCAACACAATAAGAAAAGTCCAGAAGATGTCACAATGGAATACACAGATTTTGTGCAAAATGACGGAGAACAGAAACATATTGAGTAG
- the hsph1 gene encoding heat shock protein 105 kDa isoform X1, translating into MAVVGFDVGFQNCYIAVVKSGGIETISNEFTDRCTPAVVSFGSKNRTIGNAARNQIITNPGSTIFHFKRLHGRLFQDQVVQTEKGCLPYDLVPLNDGKVGVKVTYLDEEHHFSIEQITAMLLTKMKEITEATLQKKVVECVISIPSFFTDSERRSVLDAAKIAGLNCLKLINDNTAVALNYGIYKEDLPGTDEKPRIVAFVDMGHSALQVSICAFSKGTVKVLSTAFDPYLGGKDFDQRLVEYFCAEFKSKYKLDVKSRVRALLRLTQECEKLKKLMSSNATDIPLNIECFMDDKDVSGKMNRAKFEELCGDLIERVRVPLVAALEQAHVQLQDISAVEIVGGATRIPAVKAQICKFFKRDVSTTLNADEAVAKGCALQCAMMSPAFRVRDFTITDAVPFPISLSWTSEADEGKSCHEIFGRNQPSPSAKIITFYRNKPFVLEAFYSDPASLPFPEAKIGEYKVQNIQPQENGEKAKVKVKVQVDCSGIVSVTSAMAVLRVSADDETAKINGEVYNDDGFDVDAQDKTQETSSDQLSIDKENLQTAQCPLMKPELNHTDALSMNGEVNNQPPDAKKARMKVKHVGLPIEKMTTQQLPKERLSTYIVQERKMIQQDCQEKERNNAKNAVEENVYYYRHKLEGPFQTFLNAEDRRTFFELLNGTEDWLYEEGADQDKQTYLNKLEEIQKLGLPVQDRYQESIKRPQMFKELSARIQNYTTIMEEFKNGNDNYSHIDGMDIDKVKVCVEDTQLWMTNMQNSQDKLAPDQDPTIHSTQIQRKLEALNNICEEIVSKPKPRVDYPVDDDIQPEPQHNKKSPEDVTMEYTDFVQNDGEQKHIE; encoded by the exons ATGGCTGTTGTGGGCTTTGATGTGGGCTTTCAGAATTGCTATATTGCGGTGGTCAAGAGCGGAGGCATCGAAACCATATCAAATGAATTCACTGACAGATGCACCCC AGCTGTTGTATCATTTGGTTCAAAGAACAGGACAATAGGAAATGCTGCAAGAAACCAG ATAATAACCAATCCTGGAAGCACCATCTTTCATTTTAAGAGGCTCCATGGAAGGTTGTTTCAAGATCAAGTTGTGCAAACTGAGAAGGGGTGTTTACCTTATGACCTGGTACCACTAAATGATGGGAAAGTTGGAGTTAAG GTCACGTACCTCGATGAGGAGCACCACTTCAGCATTGAGCAGATCACGGCTATGTTGTTAACCAAAATGAAGGAGATTACAGAGGCTACCCTACAGAAGAAAGTGGTGGAGTGTGTCATCTCT ATCCCCTCATTCTTCACTGATTCAGAAAGAAGGTCCGTACTGGATGCCGCCAAGATTGCCGGTTTGAACTGCCTGAAGCTTATAAACGATAACACCGCAG TGGCTTTAAACTATGGCATATACAAAGAGGATCTACCAGGCACTGATGAAAAGCCGAGGATTGTTGCGTTCGTAGACATGGGCCACTCGGCTTTGCAGGTTTCGATTTGTGCATTCAGCAAAGGAACGGTGAAG GTACTGTCGACTGCCTTTGATCCCTATTTGGGGGGGAAGGACTTTGATCAGAGGCTGGTGGAATACTTCTGTGCCGAGTTTAAGTCCAAGTACAAGCTGGATGTGAAGTCCAGGGTCCGAGCTCTGTTGCGGCTGACGCAGGAGTGCGAGAAGCTCAAGAAATTGATGAGCAGTAACGCCACAGACATTCCTCTAAACATTGAGTGTTTCATGGATGACAAAGATGTCTCTGGAAAAATGAACAG GGCTAAATTTGAAGAGCTGTGTGGTGATCTGATCGAGAGAGTTAGGGTTCCTTTGGTGGCAGCTCTAGAGCAGGCACATGTGCAGCTTCAGGACATTAGTGCTGTGGAGATTGTAGGTGGAGCGACACGCATTCCAGCAGTGAAGGCCCAGATCTGTAAGTTCTTCAAGAGGGATGTGAGCACCACTTTAAATGCAGATGAGGCAGTGGCCAAAGGTTGCGCATTACAG tgtgccATGATGTCCCCTGCATTCAGAGTACGAGACTTTACTATCACAGATGCTGTCCCATTCCCCATCTCTCTTTCCTGGACCAGTGAAGCAGATGAAGGCAAATC CTGTCATGAGATATTTGGCAGGAACCAACCTAGTCCTTCAGCCAAAATCATCACGTTTTACAGGAACAAGCCTTTTGTTTTAGAAGCTTTTTATTCAGATCCAGCTTCACTGCCGTTTCCCGAGGCGAAAATTG GAGAATATAAAGTGCAGAACATTCAACCTCAGGAGAATGGAGAAAAGGCAAAGGTGAAGGTCAAAGTTCAAGTAGATTGCAGTGGAATAGTCAGTGTAACCTCAGCCATGGCGGTCCTGCGGGTCAGCGCTGATGATGAAACTGCCAAAATAAATGGGGAGGTGTACAATGATGATGGGTTTGACGTGGATGCACAG GACAAGACACAGGAGACAAGCTCTGATCAGCTCTCGATAGACAAAGAAAACCTGCAAACAGCACAGTGTCCCCTCATGAAACCAGAGCTGAATCATACAGATGCATTGAGT ATGAACGGAGAGGTAAACAATCAACCCCCTGATGCGAAAAAAGCAAGGATGAAGGTCAAACATGTTGGGCTCCCCATTGAGAAGATGACTACTCAGCAGTTACCAAAGGAGAGGCTAAGCACATATATTGTTCAGGAG AGAAAAATGATACAGCAGGATTGCCAGGAGAAAGAGCGCAACAATGCCAAAAATGCAGTTGAGGAAAATGTTTATTACTACAGACACAAGCTGGAGGGCCCCTTTCAGACGTTTCTAAATGCTGAA GACCGTCGGACGTTCTTTGAACTTTTAAATGGAACAGAGGACTGGCTGTATGAAGAAGGAGCAGACCAAGATAAGCAGACCTACCTTAACAAACTGGAGGAGATTCAA AAACTGGGTTTGCCTGTACAAGACAGATACCAGGAGTCCATAAAGAGACCCCAAATGTTTAAAGAGCTGTCAGCCAGAATACAGAACTACACGACTATTATGGAGGAGTTTAAGAATGGA AATGACAATTACAGTCATATCGACGGCATGGATATTGACAAAGTCAAAGTGTGTGTTGAAGATACACAGTTATGGATGACAAACATGCAGAACTCTCAGGATAAACTTGCACCTGATCAGGACCCAACCATACACAGCACTCAGATCCAGAGGAAATTAGAG GCACTTAACAACATTTGTGAGGAGATTGTATCCAAACCCAAGCCCAGAGTCGACTATCCTGTGGATGATGACATTCAACCAGAGCCTCAACACAATAAGAAAAGTCCAGAAGATGTCACAATGGAATACACAGATTTTGTGCAAAATGACGGAGAACAGAAACATATTGAGTAG